One region of Thiorhodovibrio frisius genomic DNA includes:
- a CDS encoding DUF2887 domain-containing protein: protein MKTDISIYDFLALGPEAFRILAGGKKLQGPYQFRSETLKNIERRIDGLCEPIGHNGPAWIVEFQIERKPAALYNLLTKIGLFGETQPHRDVRGLLIVPRQADQPAQPQGIGSNCHLLDVVYLQDWLQTLFQREPTNPFLAVLAPLIWTDKELRTQAPQLWRTISEADIEPVHRERLSALLEYWFIERFRTLSLTEIRNMFQTLTPLQETRAYQEIFAEGEIEGEIKGEIKGEIKGEIKGEIKGEIKGKRHGLLRLITRRFGPLPEWAEERINKADGDQLDAWLDGILDAETLEQLLAT, encoded by the coding sequence ATGAAGACCGACATCTCCATCTACGACTTCCTCGCACTCGGCCCCGAGGCCTTTCGCATCCTCGCCGGTGGCAAAAAACTCCAAGGTCCTTATCAATTTCGCTCCGAGACGCTCAAAAACATCGAGCGGCGCATTGACGGCCTGTGCGAGCCCATCGGCCACAACGGTCCGGCCTGGATCGTGGAATTTCAGATCGAACGCAAGCCCGCCGCGCTCTATAACCTGCTGACTAAAATCGGCCTGTTCGGCGAAACTCAGCCTCATCGAGATGTCCGCGGACTGCTCATCGTCCCGCGCCAAGCCGATCAACCCGCGCAACCGCAAGGCATCGGCAGCAACTGTCACCTGCTCGATGTGGTCTACCTGCAAGACTGGTTGCAAACACTCTTCCAGCGCGAGCCGACCAATCCCTTTCTGGCCGTCTTGGCGCCGCTGATCTGGACTGATAAGGAACTCCGAACCCAAGCCCCGCAGCTCTGGCGTACCATCAGCGAAGCCGACATAGAACCAGTCCATCGCGAACGGTTGAGTGCGCTCCTGGAATATTGGTTTATCGAACGCTTCCGCACCCTATCGCTAACGGAGATTCGCAACATGTTTCAAACCCTGACACCATTGCAAGAAACTCGCGCATACCAAGAGATTTTTGCCGAAGGCGAAATTGAAGGAGAGATTAAGGGCGAGATTAAGGGAGAAATTAAGGGGGAGATTAAGGGCGAGATTAAGGGCGAGATTAAAGGAAAAAGACACGGTCTATTACGCCTCATCACCCGCCGCTTCGGCCCCCTGCCTGAATGGGCCGAGGAGCGCATCAACAAGGCCGATGGCGACCAGCTCGACGCATGGCTCGACGGCATCCTTGATGCTGAAACGCTCGAACAACTCCTCGCCACCTGA
- a CDS encoding winged helix-turn-helix domain-containing protein yields MPDSAPNTVFDALIASKTRVRILMRLLLDPARRIHLRQMARDCAASPGQVHGELQQLATAGFLRSEPEGKQTFYSANPEHPLFPELRSMVHKALGMDRIIDSIVERLGNLEQAILLDDYAVGKDSGLVDLLLIGDINQTNLADLITKTERHIKRKIRVLVLSANEFERLGPTLSQRPQLLLWHRPITDTALDISHTKAA; encoded by the coding sequence GTGCCCGACTCAGCCCCCAACACCGTTTTCGACGCCCTCATCGCCTCCAAGACCCGCGTGCGCATCCTCATGCGCCTGCTTCTTGACCCGGCGCGGCGCATCCACCTGCGCCAGATGGCGCGCGACTGCGCCGCATCCCCCGGCCAAGTCCACGGCGAGTTGCAACAACTGGCAACCGCCGGCTTCCTGCGCAGCGAGCCCGAGGGCAAGCAAACCTTCTACAGCGCCAACCCCGAGCACCCGCTCTTTCCCGAACTGCGCTCCATGGTGCACAAGGCCCTCGGGATGGACCGCATCATCGACAGCATTGTCGAGCGCCTGGGTAATCTGGAACAAGCCATCCTGCTCGACGACTACGCCGTCGGCAAAGACTCCGGTCTGGTCGACCTGCTGCTGATCGGCGACATCAACCAAACCAATCTCGCCGACTTGATCACAAAAACAGAACGCCACATCAAACGCAAAATCCGCGTCCTGGTACTCTCTGCCAATGAGTTCGAGCGGCTCGGCCCAACGCTCAGCCAACGCCCACAACTGCTTCTGTGGCACCGTCCGATCACCGACACCGCTCTCGACATCAGTCACACCAAGGCCGCCTGA
- the recG gene encoding ATP-dependent DNA helicase RecG — MKTPASPPADLPDLPDLRALPVEQLRGAGPRIAERLAHLGVRSVADLLLHLPLRYQDRTCACAIAALRPGQEALVQGRILTADIHQGRRRALLVALADADQDTGARLWLRFFHFGQPLMRRFQSGAGVNVFGEVRPGPKGLEMIHPELAFLAEEPADGDSSGESKSEPLSISADVGGEQDGAAPALTPVYPTTEGLSQTLWRSLTEQSLALLRAQPECLPALLPESLLGPLKLPPLTDALRILHRPPPDISTEALLERRHPAFQRLALEELIAQQLALRVFREQLRELGARPLPGTGNLVVRLRDLIGFELTRAQSRVLSEIAADLAIARPMLRLLQGDVGSGKTIVAALAAAQALESDAQVALMAPTELLAEQHLRSFKRWFVPLGIEPQWLAGRHKGAERASILRALATGAAPLVVGTHALFQEDVQFDQLGLVIIDEQHRFGVHQRLRLREKGQRDGRLPHQLIMTATPIPRSLAMTAYADLDLSVIDELPPGRQPIQTIAVPDTRRSEVMARLRAACESGRQAYWVCTLVEESEALQCQAAEDAAAELTRELPGQRIGLVHGRMKPLEREPVMSAFAAGELQVLVATTVIEVGVDVPNASLMIIENPERLGLAQLHQLRGRVGRGRVESVCLLLYHPPLTGQAFERLKMLREERSGFKIADADLRLRGAGEVLGTRQSGHARLRLADPLRDQDLVQRARELAAALYQKHPELVQPLIERWVHQSPKLNSGDQFILETARLHTESPCPPRYRDTPAAPSPP; from the coding sequence ATGAAAACACCAGCGTCGCCGCCTGCCGATCTGCCCGATTTGCCCGATCTGAGAGCCTTGCCAGTCGAGCAGCTTCGCGGGGCAGGGCCGCGAATTGCCGAACGCCTCGCGCATCTGGGGGTTCGCAGTGTCGCTGATCTGCTGCTGCATCTGCCACTACGCTATCAGGATCGCACCTGTGCCTGCGCGATTGCCGCGTTGCGCCCTGGGCAGGAAGCATTGGTGCAGGGACGTATTCTAACGGCTGACATTCATCAGGGCCGCCGACGCGCGCTGCTAGTCGCGCTTGCCGATGCGGACCAAGACACCGGTGCGCGCCTGTGGCTGAGGTTTTTCCATTTTGGCCAGCCCCTGATGCGCCGGTTTCAGTCGGGCGCGGGGGTCAATGTGTTTGGCGAGGTGCGCCCTGGCCCCAAGGGGCTCGAGATGATTCACCCGGAGCTTGCATTTCTCGCCGAGGAGCCCGCTGACGGAGACTCGAGCGGGGAATCCAAGAGTGAACCGCTCTCAATATCAGCGGACGTGGGCGGTGAACAGGATGGAGCAGCGCCCGCGCTAACCCCGGTATACCCCACGACCGAGGGGCTGAGCCAGACCCTGTGGCGTTCGCTGACCGAGCAGAGCCTCGCGCTGTTGCGGGCCCAACCCGAATGTCTGCCGGCGTTGCTGCCAGAATCTCTGCTAGGCCCGCTCAAGTTGCCGCCGCTGACCGATGCGTTGCGCATCCTGCATCGGCCGCCACCGGATATCTCCACCGAGGCGCTGCTGGAGCGCCGCCATCCCGCCTTTCAGCGCCTGGCACTGGAAGAGCTGATCGCACAGCAGCTTGCGCTGCGGGTGTTTCGCGAGCAGTTGCGGGAATTAGGCGCTCGCCCTTTGCCGGGTACCGGCAACCTGGTTGTGCGGCTGCGCGACCTGATTGGCTTTGAGCTAACGCGCGCGCAAAGCCGGGTGCTGTCCGAGATTGCCGCCGACCTTGCCATCGCGCGCCCGATGCTGCGCCTGTTGCAGGGCGATGTCGGTTCCGGCAAAACCATTGTCGCCGCTCTGGCGGCCGCCCAGGCGCTGGAGTCCGACGCGCAGGTGGCACTCATGGCGCCAACCGAACTGCTGGCCGAGCAACATCTGCGCAGCTTCAAGCGATGGTTCGTGCCGCTCGGCATCGAACCCCAGTGGCTGGCCGGTCGTCACAAGGGCGCTGAGCGCGCAAGCATTCTGCGGGCGCTGGCCACTGGCGCGGCCCCTCTGGTGGTCGGCACCCATGCGCTCTTCCAGGAGGATGTGCAGTTCGATCAGCTGGGGCTCGTGATCATCGACGAACAGCATCGCTTCGGCGTACATCAGCGCCTGCGGTTGCGTGAAAAGGGCCAACGGGATGGGCGCCTACCCCACCAGCTCATCATGACTGCCACGCCCATTCCGCGTTCGCTCGCCATGACCGCCTATGCCGACCTCGACCTGTCGGTGATCGATGAGCTGCCGCCGGGACGCCAGCCGATCCAGACCATCGCGGTGCCCGACACCCGCCGTAGCGAGGTCATGGCGCGACTGCGCGCAGCCTGCGAGAGCGGTCGCCAGGCATACTGGGTCTGCACCCTGGTTGAGGAATCCGAAGCGCTCCAATGCCAGGCGGCCGAAGATGCCGCAGCCGAACTCACCCGCGAACTGCCTGGCCAGCGCATTGGCCTGGTGCATGGGCGCATGAAGCCGCTCGAGCGTGAGCCGGTCATGAGCGCCTTCGCCGCCGGTGAACTCCAGGTGCTGGTCGCCACCACGGTCATCGAGGTTGGCGTCGACGTGCCCAACGCCAGCCTGATGATCATCGAGAATCCCGAGCGCCTGGGCCTCGCGCAACTGCACCAGCTACGTGGCCGAGTCGGGCGCGGGCGGGTTGAGAGCGTCTGCCTGCTGCTCTACCATCCGCCGCTCACCGGCCAGGCGTTCGAGCGGCTAAAAATGCTGCGCGAGGAGCGCAGCGGCTTCAAAATAGCCGACGCCGACCTGCGCCTGCGCGGCGCCGGGGAAGTGCTAGGCACCCGCCAGTCCGGCCACGCCCGCCTGCGCCTAGCCGACCCACTGCGCGATCAAGACCTTGTCCAACGCGCAAGGGAACTCGCAGCCGCGCTCTACCAAAAACATCCTGAACTCGTGCAGCCGCTGATCGAGCGCTGGGTTCATCAGTCGCCTAAACTGAACTCTGGTGACCAGTTCATACTGGAAACGGCACGTCTTCATACAGAGTCTCCATGCCCACCTCGATATCGAGACACTCCAGCTGCACCCAGCCCTCCGTGA
- a CDS encoding type II toxin-antitoxin system RelE/ParE family toxin produces MRVYKFDCVNQPFLLAYLSSEATRIFIAIGPHENFYRDLKRCRPMSRAPRRGSFRHPPARSKATLGASTPDSLAREALGWQPGVTLEDGLKPAIAFFRPVTDGEWL; encoded by the coding sequence GTGAGGGTGTACAAGTTCGACTGCGTTAATCAGCCGTTCCTGCTAGCCTACCTGTCGAGCGAAGCGACGCGCATCTTTATCGCCATCGGCCCTCACGAGAACTTTTACCGCGATCTGAAGCGGTGCCGCCCCATGAGCCGCGCCCCAAGGCGCGGATCTTTCAGGCATCCACCAGCGAGGTCTAAGGCGACTCTAGGTGCATCCACACCAGACAGTCTCGCGCGCGAGGCACTCGGCTGGCAGCCAGGAGTGACGCTGGAAGATGGGCTGAAGCCAGCGATTGCATTCTTTAGACCTGTTACTGACGGAGAGTGGCTGTGA
- a CDS encoding DUF2442 domain-containing protein, protein MKLKSLQQEQGDRYRLTFDSGEVTSVDLRDLIAHHVSEEQLQTAHLDSEWGCLEFNEGHVDIPPKTLYHFACQQRDRQVA, encoded by the coding sequence ATGAAACTCAAGTCTCTTCAGCAAGAGCAAGGTGATCGCTATCGACTGACATTCGACAGCGGCGAAGTCACCTCGGTCGACCTTCGCGACCTGATCGCTCACCATGTCTCGGAGGAGCAGTTGCAAACCGCTCATCTCGATTCCGAGTGGGGCTGTCTAGAATTCAACGAAGGTCATGTCGACATTCCGCCAAAAACCCTTTATCACTTTGCTTGCCAGCAACGAGACCGGCAAGTCGCCTAG
- the mltB gene encoding lytic murein transglycosylase B: MTNLQARFLLPLACAAVALSGCSTQQTRASDTTDGEAVGFAAGAGQPSSVQSSSAQSSSAQSPHARSTSNSDVRLVASARNSRGADGFVTTRSDMGGAAVRAASLRKVSAAASVQGDYAGDPGLERFMVRMQAEGFDAAELARLFSQVERQQWIIDYMHKTAPRPSKPSRPTGAWLRYRNKFLKESNIAAGTDFWRRHASTLASAEKQYGVPAEYLVAIIGVETRWGGYLGSHRVIDALSTLAFDYPRRSEFFTDELAHYLIIARDEQFDPLQPVGSFAGAMGLGQFMPSSFRRYAVDFDGNGHRNLWDTEDAIGSVANYFIGHGWRPGQPVARRVSVAKAVPASLETGFPSNYRPAELTALGIDAARLPAGQQRLSLLQLDVGSGYEYWVGFDNFYAITRYNHSTYYAMAVHQLAQALKARQGGAPRTLITEEVPASAARG, translated from the coding sequence ATGACCAACCTGCAAGCGCGATTTCTGCTGCCATTGGCCTGCGCGGCTGTGGCGCTCAGTGGCTGTTCAACTCAGCAGACCAGAGCCTCCGACACCACGGATGGCGAGGCGGTCGGGTTCGCCGCCGGGGCGGGCCAGCCCAGTTCTGTCCAGTCCAGTTCTGCCCAGTCCAGTTCTGCCCAGTCCCCGCATGCGCGGTCAACGTCCAATTCCGATGTGCGCCTGGTCGCCTCTGCGAGAAATTCGCGGGGTGCGGATGGCTTTGTTACCACCAGGAGCGACATGGGTGGGGCCGCTGTGCGAGCCGCTTCTCTGCGCAAGGTATCGGCGGCAGCTAGCGTGCAGGGAGACTATGCGGGTGATCCGGGCCTCGAGCGTTTCATGGTGCGCATGCAGGCCGAGGGCTTTGATGCGGCGGAACTCGCGCGCCTGTTCTCCCAGGTCGAGCGCCAGCAGTGGATCATCGACTACATGCACAAAACCGCACCGCGTCCGAGCAAACCGAGTCGCCCCACTGGTGCCTGGCTGCGCTATCGTAACAAATTCCTAAAAGAGTCAAATATCGCGGCGGGGACTGACTTCTGGCGTCGTCACGCTAGCACCTTGGCGAGCGCCGAGAAGCAATACGGCGTGCCGGCCGAGTATCTGGTCGCCATCATTGGCGTGGAAACCCGCTGGGGCGGCTATCTGGGCTCGCACCGCGTCATCGATGCGCTGTCGACTCTGGCCTTCGATTACCCGCGCCGGTCTGAGTTCTTCACCGACGAGTTGGCGCATTACCTGATTATTGCGCGCGATGAACAGTTTGACCCCTTGCAACCGGTTGGCTCCTTCGCCGGTGCCATGGGGCTGGGACAGTTCATGCCTTCGAGCTTCCGCCGCTATGCCGTCGATTTTGACGGCAACGGTCATCGCAACCTCTGGGATACCGAGGATGCCATCGGCAGTGTGGCGAATTATTTCATCGGCCACGGTTGGCGCCCTGGTCAGCCGGTAGCGCGGCGGGTCAGCGTCGCCAAGGCCGTGCCAGCAAGTCTTGAGACTGGCTTTCCGAGCAACTATCGCCCAGCCGAGCTGACTGCGCTGGGTATCGACGCCGCGCGGCTGCCCGCCGGTCAGCAGCGCCTGAGCCTGTTGCAGCTCGATGTCGGCAGTGGTTATGAGTACTGGGTAGGCTTTGATAACTTTTACGCCATCACCCGCTACAACCACAGCACCTACTATGCCATGGCCGTGCATCAGCTTGCGCAAGCGCTCAAAGCCCGCCAAGGTGGAGCGCCGCGTACCCTGATCACCGAAGAAGTCCCGGCTTCGGCTGCGCGGGGTTGA
- a CDS encoding nucleotidyltransferase substrate binding protein, translating to MTHDIRWKQRFDNFQRALHQLTLAIELQEQRPLSDLEQQGLIQGFEFTHELGWNVLKDYLEMEGIQGLVGSRSTAREAFKRGLVRDGEVWMDMIDKRNLSSHTYNQAVASTVAAAIVDRYYQAFLDLQQRFAAEA from the coding sequence GTGACGCATGATATTCGTTGGAAACAACGCTTTGATAATTTTCAACGCGCCCTGCATCAACTCACACTCGCCATTGAGCTCCAAGAACAGCGCCCCCTGTCCGATCTCGAGCAACAAGGGTTGATCCAAGGGTTCGAGTTTACCCATGAGCTTGGTTGGAATGTCTTGAAGGATTACCTCGAAATGGAAGGTATCCAAGGGCTGGTTGGCTCCAGAAGCACCGCGCGCGAAGCCTTTAAACGGGGATTGGTTCGCGATGGCGAGGTGTGGATGGACATGATCGACAAACGCAATCTCTCTAGCCACACCTACAATCAAGCTGTCGCAAGCACCGTGGCTGCGGCTATCGTGGATCGGTATTATCAGGCCTTTCTGGATCTGCAACAGCGCTTTGCTGCGGAAGCTTGA
- the yjjJ gene encoding type II toxin-antitoxin system HipA family toxin YjjJ, producing MTTKQQLARDRLRTALARRSAVKAADLAMELGVSVPTLHRLLQESPEPILVAGKARRTRYALRRPLRGDTADLPLYAIDETGRATLLTRLATVFPSGCWMPLRDTDWPLTEEERDGWWDGLPYPLYDMRPQGFMGRQLARGAHQSFGVPENPNLWTDDHILFALSRIGTDLPGNLILGDSACERWQQDCHRPADPWRESETPARYLEAAEAALALGLAGSSAAGEFPKFTALRELSGSLTPHVLIKFSGADASPTVTRWSDLLICEHLALDYAQRLPTVVSARSRIIAHGGRTFLEVERFDRHGRFGRSPLISLETLNAALLGKDPCDWRPLADALVAAGLLSVEDGRSIHLIWWFGRLTANTDMHLGNLSFRPDQARLSLAPVYDMLPMLYAPLAGGELPTRSFEPPLPLPRERDTWLIACQAAADFWDAVRADMRISTGFRTLVRDHGALLRAAGERV from the coding sequence ATGACGACCAAGCAGCAACTGGCCCGAGATCGGCTAAGAACGGCTCTTGCCCGCCGCTCGGCGGTCAAGGCCGCTGACCTGGCGATGGAACTCGGCGTGAGTGTCCCAACCCTGCACCGGCTGTTGCAGGAAAGCCCCGAGCCGATCCTGGTTGCCGGAAAAGCCCGCCGCACGCGCTATGCCCTGCGCCGTCCCCTGCGCGGTGATACCGCTGACTTGCCCCTTTACGCCATTGATGAGACCGGGCGGGCGACGCTGCTAACACGGCTTGCCACGGTCTTTCCGTCTGGCTGCTGGATGCCGTTGCGGGACACCGATTGGCCGCTGACCGAAGAGGAACGCGATGGGTGGTGGGACGGTTTGCCCTATCCGCTCTATGACATGCGACCGCAAGGCTTCATGGGACGACAACTGGCACGCGGTGCGCACCAGTCGTTTGGCGTTCCCGAAAACCCGAACCTTTGGACTGACGATCACATCCTATTCGCACTGAGTCGGATCGGTACCGATTTGCCCGGCAATCTGATTTTGGGGGACTCTGCCTGCGAGCGCTGGCAACAGGATTGCCATCGCCCGGCCGATCCGTGGCGGGAGTCCGAAACACCGGCCCGGTATCTCGAAGCCGCCGAAGCGGCATTGGCCTTGGGGCTGGCAGGTTCCAGCGCCGCCGGCGAATTCCCCAAGTTCACAGCCCTGCGTGAGTTGTCCGGCAGCCTGACGCCTCATGTTCTGATCAAGTTCTCCGGGGCCGATGCCTCGCCGACGGTCACTCGCTGGAGCGATCTCCTAATCTGTGAGCATCTGGCCCTGGACTACGCGCAACGCCTGCCAACTGTCGTCAGCGCCCGCAGCCGGATCATCGCTCACGGCGGACGGACCTTTCTGGAAGTTGAGCGGTTTGATCGGCATGGCCGTTTTGGCCGCAGTCCGCTCATCAGCCTGGAAACGCTCAACGCGGCCTTGTTGGGCAAGGATCCCTGCGACTGGCGCCCATTGGCCGATGCGCTGGTCGCTGCCGGCCTGCTAAGTGTCGAGGATGGCCGGAGCATTCATCTGATCTGGTGGTTTGGCCGCCTGACCGCCAATACCGACATGCATCTGGGCAATCTGAGTTTTCGCCCGGACCAAGCTCGCCTCTCTTTGGCGCCCGTCTATGACATGCTGCCCATGCTCTATGCGCCCCTAGCCGGGGGCGAACTGCCGACGCGCTCTTTTGAGCCGCCCTTGCCGCTGCCCCGCGAGCGTGACACCTGGCTCATCGCCTGCCAAGCCGCCGCCGACTTTTGGGACGCGGTCCGTGCAGATATGCGCATCAGTACTGGTTTTCGCACATTGGTTCGCGACCATGGGGCGCTGTTGCGGGCAGCCGGCGAACGGGTTTGA
- a CDS encoding nucleotidyltransferase domain-containing protein, producing MLEFGLPLTTTRAIRHILTEVPAVEKAVIYGSRAKGNHRPGSDIDLTLFGQGLNLDMLSKIAAQLDESPIPYQVDLSLFDQIDHAGLRAHIERVGKLFYQRSHSKTAERICEAAAMNCRFE from the coding sequence ATGCTTGAATTCGGCTTGCCACTCACCACGACCCGCGCGATACGGCACATTCTCACCGAGGTGCCCGCCGTGGAAAAAGCGGTCATCTATGGTTCGCGCGCCAAGGGAAATCACCGACCAGGCTCCGACATCGACCTCACTCTATTCGGTCAGGGGCTCAATCTGGACATGCTGTCTAAGATCGCCGCCCAACTTGATGAGTCTCCAATCCCCTACCAAGTCGATCTCTCGCTCTTTGACCAGATCGACCATGCGGGCCTGCGCGCCCACATTGAACGCGTGGGAAAGCTGTTCTATCAACGCTCACACAGTAAGACTGCCGAACGGATCTGCGAAGCAGCCGCCATGAACTGCCGATTTGAATAA
- a CDS encoding UPF0175 family protein, giving the protein MQIAIELPNDFVNFQGAAEIRQEVAISYALWLYQQGRVTLSKAAELAGVDLYDFMMTCKRNKVPIIDISRDDLIAELSGFDGG; this is encoded by the coding sequence ATGCAAATAGCGATTGAACTACCCAATGATTTCGTAAACTTTCAAGGGGCCGCTGAAATTCGTCAGGAGGTCGCCATCTCCTATGCGCTATGGCTCTATCAGCAAGGCCGTGTGACCCTCTCGAAAGCGGCCGAATTGGCAGGTGTGGATTTGTATGATTTCATGATGACCTGCAAGCGGAACAAGGTGCCTATCATCGACATCAGTCGCGATGACCTTATTGCGGAACTCTCGGGGTTTGACGGGGGATGA
- a CDS encoding RidA family protein, with protein MTRTQIHTDQAPQAIGTYSQAVRAGKTVYLSGQIPLDPATMELVDGDMEAQIRRVFDNLLAVAQAAGGGFQDLVKLHVFLTDLSHFPLVNQVMADYFQEPYPARAAIGVAALPKGAGVEMDAILVLDE; from the coding sequence ATGACCAGAACCCAGATTCACACCGACCAGGCGCCGCAGGCCATTGGCACCTACTCCCAGGCCGTGCGGGCCGGCAAGACTGTTTATTTGTCGGGACAGATTCCTCTCGATCCCGCGACCATGGAACTGGTTGATGGCGACATGGAAGCGCAGATCCGCCGTGTGTTTGATAATCTGCTTGCTGTCGCCCAGGCGGCCGGTGGCGGCTTTCAGGATCTGGTCAAGCTGCATGTTTTCCTGACCGACCTGAGTCATTTTCCGTTGGTGAATCAGGTCATGGCCGACTATTTCCAGGAACCTTACCCGGCGCGCGCGGCCATTGGCGTCGCCGCCTTGCCAAAAGGTGCCGGGGTGGAGATGGATGCCATCCTGGTGCTGGATGAGTGA
- a CDS encoding phosphoribosylaminoimidazolesuccinocarboxamide synthase, protein MIGLYAAKIDHLPLIGQGKVRDIYAVDDEWLLIVTSDRLSAFDVVLPQPIPGKGEVLTRVTRFWLARTAHLIPNQLPQQGANAPALEELIPDPEQRAHIGERAMLVQRLRPLPVEAVVRGYLIGSGWKDYQREGAVCGIALPPDLVQAARLPEPIYTPATKAEVGAHDENIRFEQTQELLGDDLAAKVRDISLRLYKEAAAYAAARGIIIADTKFEFGLDHQGRLHLIDEVLTPDSSRFWPADAYRPGSSPPSFDKQFVRDYLESIQWDKRPPGPELPAEIIAQTAAKYAEAERRLTG, encoded by the coding sequence ATGATAGGCCTGTACGCTGCAAAGATTGACCATCTCCCGCTCATCGGTCAAGGCAAAGTGCGCGACATTTACGCTGTTGATGATGAGTGGCTGCTCATCGTCACCAGCGACCGGCTGTCGGCCTTCGACGTGGTGCTACCGCAGCCAATTCCCGGTAAAGGCGAGGTTCTGACCCGGGTGACGCGGTTCTGGCTCGCGCGCACCGCGCATCTGATTCCCAACCAATTGCCGCAACAAGGCGCGAACGCCCCGGCGCTCGAGGAGCTGATCCCCGACCCTGAACAGCGCGCGCATATTGGCGAGCGGGCCATGCTGGTGCAGCGTCTGCGCCCATTGCCGGTGGAGGCCGTGGTGCGCGGTTACCTGATTGGTTCCGGCTGGAAGGATTATCAGCGCGAGGGTGCTGTCTGCGGCATCGCCCTGCCACCGGACTTGGTGCAGGCAGCAAGGCTACCCGAGCCCATCTATACCCCGGCGACCAAGGCCGAGGTTGGCGCCCATGATGAGAACATCCGCTTTGAGCAGACCCAAGAGCTGCTTGGAGACGACCTTGCCGCCAAGGTGCGCGACATCAGCCTGCGGCTCTACAAAGAAGCCGCCGCTTACGCCGCAGCGCGCGGGATTATTATCGCTGATACCAAGTTTGAATTCGGCCTTGATCATCAGGGGCGCCTGCATCTCATCGACGAGGTTCTCACGCCGGATTCCTCGCGCTTCTGGCCAGCCGATGCCTACCGCCCGGGCAGCAGCCCGCCGAGCTTCGACAAGCAATTTGTGCGCGATTATCTGGAGTCCATCCAGTGGGACAAGCGCCCGCCCGGCCCTGAACTGCCAGCAGAGATTATCGCGCAGACCGCCGCCAAATACGCCGAGGCCGAGCGACGACTAACCGGCTGA
- a CDS encoding secondary thiamine-phosphate synthase enzyme YjbQ: MISQQQLKIATRGRGLYRLDDQLGRTVRESGIRTGLCHVFVQHTSASLLICENADPQVGRDLEAFLARLVPDGDPLFGHADEGPDDMPAHIRSVLTKMDISLPIVEGRCGLGTWQGVYLYEHRAHAHQRRVLVTLTGE; encoded by the coding sequence ATGATTTCTCAACAACAGCTCAAGATCGCGACCCGCGGACGCGGGCTTTATCGCCTTGACGACCAGCTCGGCCGGACGGTGCGCGAGAGCGGCATTCGCACCGGCTTATGCCATGTCTTTGTGCAACACACCAGCGCATCGCTCTTGATTTGCGAAAATGCCGACCCCCAGGTCGGGCGCGATCTGGAAGCCTTTCTGGCCCGGCTGGTGCCAGATGGCGATCCGCTGTTCGGACACGCGGATGAGGGGCCAGATGACATGCCGGCCCATATCCGCTCGGTACTGACAAAAATGGATATTAGCCTGCCCATTGTTGAAGGACGCTGCGGCCTTGGCACCTGGCAGGGCGTCTATCTCTATGAGCACCGTGCTCATGCTCATCAGCGCCGGGTTTTGGTCACTCTAACTGGAGAATAA